One Diospyros lotus cultivar Yz01 chromosome 1, ASM1463336v1, whole genome shotgun sequence genomic window carries:
- the LOC127794695 gene encoding uncharacterized protein LOC127794695 isoform X3 yields the protein MLCSISAGKSGSKWLDRLRSSKGFPSGDGLDLEQFLIHHNSHLSNTSDDDLSISDPNSGPKLGEQLVPDDKRKAETPRENGESEWFGVMSNVLAELFNMGDGSNLQRINAKKSSRKQANPKICLHPTSSSENGDGILPRNDENSLLEKKGASDPIRLPKEQNVGIGIDVDLSSADGEEDENCRADLAGFSRTEVTVIDTSYSSWKCEKLLFRRKNVWRVRENKTKSTNTGMKKRKLNPLEDESAGRVKKLKQCSSSKDANGEDRVMTSNNVPQEIKKARLICYSYKEHSCQ from the coding sequence ATGCTCTGTTCAATCTCGGCCGGCAAGTCCGGTTCCAAGTGGCTGGACCGGCTTCGGTCATCCAAGGGTTTTCCGTCCGGCGACGGCCTCGATCTCGAGCAATTCCTTATCCACCACAACTCTCACCTATCGAATACTTCAGACGATGATCTCTCTATTTCCGATCCCAACAGCGGCCCCAAATTGGGCGAACAGCTAGTTCCCGATGACAAGCGAAAGGCGGAGACTCCTCGAGAAAACGGAGAGAGCGAATGGTTCGGCGTAATGAGCAATGTCCTCGCTGAGCTGTTCAACATGGGAGATGGGAGCAATTTACAGAGAATTAATGCGAAAAAGAGCTCGCGTAAGCAAGCAAACCCTAAAATTTGCCTTCATCCGACATCGTCAAGTGAGAACGGTGATGGGATTTTACCCCGTAATGATGAGAACAGCCTTTTGGAGAAGAAGGGGGCGAGTGATCCAATAAGGTTACCGAAGGAACAAAATGTTGGTATTGGTATCGATGTTGATCTCAGTTCTGCGGATGGTGAAGAGGATGAGAATTGTCGTGCTGATCTTGCTGGGTTCTCACGCACCGAAGTGACTGTGATAGACACCAGCTATTCGTCGTGGAAGTGCGAGAAGTTGTTATTCAGAAGGAAGAACGTGTGGAGGGTTCGCGAGAACAAGACTAAGTCAACGAACACtgggatgaagaagaggaaACTGAACCCATTGGAGGATGAAAGTGCCGGTAGAGTGAAGAAACTAAAGCAGTGCAGTTCTTCCAAGGATGCCAATGGTGAAGACCGCGTGATGACATCGAATAAT